The Actinopolyspora erythraea genome has a segment encoding these proteins:
- a CDS encoding ABC transporter ATP-binding protein, producing MVLLRASGLSKTYGQGRLRVEALRGVSLSVEPGEAVALMGPSGCGKSTLLNLLGLTLPVTSGELVVGGEPAPTRERERARLRNEFFGYLHQEFAIVESDTVAANVTIPLEYARPRVGRRQRLERARRVVESVGLGWALRRRAAELSGGERQRVAIARALVNEPSLVIADEPTAALDLATAGEIVTLLLSMRQLGASVLVATHDPRVAERCDRVVGMADGRLVAEETGISTD from the coding sequence ATGGTCCTGCTGCGGGCATCCGGGCTGTCCAAGACCTACGGGCAGGGGCGGCTGCGCGTCGAGGCGCTGCGCGGGGTGTCGCTGTCGGTCGAGCCGGGCGAGGCGGTGGCCCTGATGGGGCCCTCCGGCTGCGGCAAGTCCACGCTGCTGAACCTGCTCGGGCTCACCCTGCCGGTCACCAGCGGCGAACTCGTGGTGGGCGGTGAGCCCGCACCCACTAGGGAACGGGAGCGCGCACGGCTGCGCAACGAGTTCTTCGGCTACCTCCACCAGGAGTTCGCCATCGTCGAGTCCGACACCGTCGCGGCCAACGTCACCATCCCGCTGGAGTACGCCCGGCCGCGCGTCGGCAGGCGGCAGCGGCTCGAACGCGCCCGCCGGGTCGTGGAAAGCGTCGGCCTCGGCTGGGCACTGCGCCGCAGGGCCGCCGAGCTCTCCGGCGGTGAGCGGCAGCGGGTCGCCATCGCGCGTGCGCTGGTCAACGAGCCCAGCCTGGTGATCGCCGACGAACCGACCGCCGCGCTCGACCTCGCCACCGCCGGGGAGATCGTGACGCTGCTGCTGTCGATGCGGCAGCTGGGCGCCTCGGTCCTGGTGGCCACGCACGATCCACGGGTGGCCGAGCGGTGCGACCGCGTCGTCGGAATGGCCGACGGCCGGTTGGTGGCCGAGGAGACCGGCATCTCCACCGACTGA
- a CDS encoding DUF397 domain-containing protein, with amino-acid sequence MTLLPEGWRKSSYSGQQSACVEVGRVNDGAAVRDAKDRSAGYFTTTGRQWAAFIDAVKTDRFN; translated from the coding sequence GTGACATTACTTCCCGAAGGCTGGCGCAAATCGAGCTACTCCGGACAGCAGTCCGCCTGCGTCGAAGTCGGCCGCGTCAACGACGGCGCGGCAGTGCGCGACGCCAAGGACCGCTCGGCCGGGTACTTCACCACCACCGGCCGACAGTGGGCTGCGTTCATCGACGCGGTGAAGACCGACCGCTTCAACTGA
- a CDS encoding Scr1 family TA system antitoxin-like transcriptional regulator, with amino-acid sequence MINLEHFRSSAFLYDEDDIRDYVHAADALRQTAMNPAESLDVIGRYADKVEARQ; translated from the coding sequence ATCATCAACCTGGAACACTTCCGATCATCAGCGTTCCTCTACGACGAGGACGACATCCGAGACTACGTACACGCAGCCGATGCCCTCCGGCAGACAGCGATGAATCCCGCAGAATCCCTGGACGTCATCGGCCGATACGCCGACAAAGTGGAGGCACGGCAGTGA
- the hisN gene encoding histidinol-phosphatase: protein MSAVTDHELAQRLADRADEITTARFQAADLRTTSKPDRTPVTDADVAVEDAVRAELAEHRPDDVVVGEERGGSATTGRSWIIDPIDGTKNFLRGVPAWATLLALVENGTPVVGVISAPAMGRRWWAAAGEGAFRRVGAEGSAERISVSGVAELGDAYVSTTNLGSWTELGRREDYLRLVDSCWESRAFGDFWHHCLVAEGVIDLAAEPLGNPWDLAAAQLIVEEAGGGFTDLAGEPRFDGGNALSSNGALHRAALRALDG, encoded by the coding sequence GTGAGCGCAGTTACCGACCACGAGCTGGCGCAGCGCCTGGCCGACCGTGCCGACGAGATCACCACCGCCCGGTTCCAGGCGGCCGACCTGCGGACGACGAGCAAGCCCGACCGCACCCCGGTGACCGATGCCGACGTGGCCGTGGAGGACGCGGTGCGCGCGGAACTGGCCGAGCACCGCCCGGACGACGTCGTCGTGGGCGAGGAGCGCGGTGGCAGCGCCACCACCGGGCGCAGCTGGATCATCGACCCGATCGACGGGACCAAGAACTTCCTGCGCGGGGTGCCGGCGTGGGCGACGCTGCTGGCGCTGGTCGAGAACGGGACACCGGTGGTCGGTGTGATCAGCGCGCCCGCGATGGGGCGGCGCTGGTGGGCCGCCGCAGGTGAGGGTGCTTTTCGGCGGGTCGGTGCCGAGGGGAGCGCGGAGCGGATCTCGGTGTCCGGGGTGGCCGAGCTGGGCGATGCCTACGTCTCCACCACCAACCTGGGCAGCTGGACCGAGCTGGGGCGGCGCGAGGACTACCTGCGGCTGGTGGACAGCTGCTGGGAGAGCCGCGCGTTCGGGGACTTCTGGCACCACTGCCTGGTGGCCGAGGGCGTGATCGACCTGGCGGCCGAGCCGCTGGGCAACCCCTGGGACCTCGCGGCTGCGCAGCTGATCGTCGAGGAGGCCGGGGGCGGGTTCACCGACCTGGCCGGGGAACCGCGCTTCGACGGCGGCAACGCGCTGAGCTCCAATGGCGCGCTGCACCGGGCCGCGCTGCGGGCGCTGGACGGTTGA
- a CDS encoding Imm1 family immunity protein encodes MTLTVDPEAGYAAIRWFGMDPPEGLYVTHNSEVEPQVDLLTDGGTPNCFPRSAALSLGDIRKALVEFVSTGKRPVGVNWEWFDRL; translated from the coding sequence ATGACCCTCACCGTTGATCCCGAAGCGGGTTACGCAGCGATCCGTTGGTTCGGTATGGATCCTCCGGAAGGGCTGTACGTTACCCACAACTCGGAGGTTGAGCCTCAGGTGGATCTTCTCACCGATGGCGGTACTCCGAACTGCTTCCCGCGTTCCGCTGCTCTGTCACTGGGCGATATCCGGAAAGCTCTTGTCGAGTTCGTCTCCACCGGCAAGCGTCCTGTGGGAGTCAACTGGGAGTGGTTCGACAGGCTGTAA
- a CDS encoding response regulator transcription factor produces MSVVLLAEDDPAIAMPLSRALQREGYSVRVLEDGNATLRETCAGGVDLLVLDLGLPGMDGLEVCRRLRARGRGTPVLMLTARTDEVDFVVGLDAGADDYVAKPFRLAELMARIRALLRRNSPETLEAGGVRLELTARRVLVDDQEVQLANKEFELLRVLMWHAGEVVTREEILEQVWPEPSRKGSKTLDMHISWLRRKLGDGHYRTAEQRIATVRGVGFRFNTD; encoded by the coding sequence GTGAGCGTAGTGCTGCTGGCCGAGGATGATCCAGCCATCGCGATGCCACTGTCCAGGGCGCTGCAGCGGGAAGGCTACTCGGTGCGGGTGCTGGAGGACGGCAACGCGACGTTGCGTGAGACCTGCGCGGGAGGTGTCGACCTGCTGGTACTCGATCTCGGTCTTCCCGGGATGGACGGGCTCGAGGTGTGCCGTCGTCTCCGCGCCCGAGGCAGAGGGACGCCGGTACTGATGCTCACCGCGCGCACCGACGAGGTGGACTTCGTCGTCGGGCTGGACGCGGGTGCCGACGACTACGTGGCCAAGCCGTTCCGGCTGGCCGAGCTGATGGCGCGCATCCGCGCGCTGCTGCGGCGCAACTCGCCCGAGACGCTGGAGGCTGGCGGGGTCCGGCTGGAACTCACCGCCCGCCGGGTGCTCGTCGACGACCAGGAGGTCCAGCTGGCCAACAAGGAGTTCGAGCTGTTACGCGTGCTCATGTGGCACGCGGGCGAAGTGGTCACGCGCGAGGAGATCCTGGAGCAGGTCTGGCCCGAACCCAGCCGCAAGGGCAGCAAGACGCTGGACATGCACATCTCCTGGCTGCGCCGCAAGCTGGGCGACGGGCACTACCGGACGGCCGAGCAGCGGATCGCCACGGTGCGCGGTGTCGGTTTCCGCTTCAACACCGACTGA
- a CDS encoding GtrA family protein, with the protein MSVGDEVLTQLPQPLRKLAPRSRELLKFAMVGASTFLIDTVIFFALKWTVLAPKPVTAKIIAVLVATIVSYVLNREWAFRTRGGKERHHEASLYFLFSGIAIGLYAAPLWVSRYLLHLQTPHTTPLVEEIADFTSGQVLGVLLGMAFRWWAFRRWVFPAQEPETTDHPGERCNVEPFPVERAAAGRAAAGDRGDEPDGAAHGPDEERDFPRPAAG; encoded by the coding sequence GTGTCGGTAGGCGACGAGGTGCTCACCCAACTCCCCCAGCCACTCCGGAAGCTGGCGCCGCGGTCCCGCGAGCTGCTGAAGTTCGCGATGGTGGGCGCGAGCACCTTCCTCATCGACACGGTGATCTTCTTCGCGCTCAAGTGGACGGTGCTGGCGCCCAAACCGGTCACGGCCAAGATCATCGCTGTGCTGGTGGCCACGATCGTCTCCTACGTCCTCAACCGGGAGTGGGCCTTCCGGACGCGCGGCGGCAAGGAACGTCACCACGAGGCCAGCCTGTACTTCCTGTTCAGCGGCATCGCGATCGGGCTCTACGCCGCGCCGCTGTGGGTCTCCCGGTACCTGCTGCACCTGCAGACGCCCCACACCACCCCGCTGGTGGAGGAGATCGCCGACTTCACCTCGGGCCAGGTGCTCGGTGTGCTGCTGGGCATGGCGTTCCGCTGGTGGGCGTTCCGCCGCTGGGTCTTCCCCGCCCAGGAGCCGGAGACCACCGATCACCCCGGCGAACGTTGCAACGTCGAACCCTTCCCCGTCGAACGAGCCGCTGCCGGGAGAGCCGCTGCCGGGGATCGCGGTGACGAGCCGGACGGCGCTGCCCACGGACCGGACGAGGAGCGGGACTTCCCACGTCCCGCCGCGGGCTGA
- a CDS encoding ATP-binding protein: protein MRKRLLQATLLAVAVTAFVLGIPLVISALKLVEDITRGDLSGRAQQIATRLDEQVAAGEPIELSNVRLVVPDDARLTVRIRDRTYTYGTDPGASPLVETVSMVQSGTVRLAVPSGPVRTQQLQVAGGISLLAVLSAATGGFVAIVTARRLADPLRHVADRATRLGAGDFRPDPKRHGVPELDRVADALDASGAALSQLMQRERELVGDVSHQLRSRLTALQLRLEALAETEDEETSEEAGAALEQAERLSGVLDDLLAAATAARARDAEPLDVSAELSGVAEEWREQFRTQGRTLRLRIEKGLLARATPARLREAMGVLLDNALRHGEGTVSLTAKYGSGTVLVQVADSGSGVPEELVPHVFTRGFSGGGSTGVGLALARALIEADSGRLELSRPATFEIYLPVARADDVLGVPWQSDSTPR from the coding sequence ATGCGTAAACGACTGCTGCAGGCGACCCTGCTCGCCGTCGCGGTCACCGCGTTCGTGCTCGGCATCCCGCTGGTGATCAGCGCCCTGAAACTGGTCGAGGACATCACGCGCGGGGACCTGTCGGGCAGGGCGCAGCAGATCGCCACCCGCCTGGACGAGCAGGTCGCGGCCGGTGAACCGATCGAACTGTCCAACGTCCGGCTGGTGGTGCCCGACGACGCCCGGTTGACCGTGCGGATCCGTGACCGCACCTACACCTACGGCACCGATCCGGGAGCGAGCCCGCTGGTGGAGACGGTCTCCATGGTGCAGAGCGGCACCGTTCGGCTGGCCGTGCCCAGCGGTCCGGTGCGCACCCAGCAGTTGCAGGTCGCCGGGGGGATCTCGCTGTTGGCGGTGCTGTCGGCGGCCACCGGTGGTTTCGTGGCCATCGTCACCGCCCGCAGGCTCGCCGACCCGCTGCGCCACGTGGCCGACCGGGCCACCAGGCTCGGCGCGGGCGACTTCCGCCCGGACCCGAAGCGGCACGGCGTGCCCGAGCTCGACCGGGTCGCCGACGCGCTCGACGCCTCCGGGGCGGCGCTGTCGCAGCTCATGCAGCGGGAGCGCGAACTGGTCGGCGACGTCTCCCACCAGCTGCGCAGCAGGCTCACCGCGCTGCAGCTGCGGCTGGAGGCGCTGGCCGAGACCGAGGACGAGGAGACCTCGGAGGAGGCGGGCGCCGCGCTGGAGCAGGCCGAGCGGCTGTCCGGGGTGCTGGACGACCTGCTCGCCGCCGCCACGGCCGCCCGGGCGCGCGACGCCGAACCCCTCGACGTGTCGGCGGAGCTGTCGGGGGTCGCCGAGGAGTGGCGGGAGCAGTTCCGCACCCAGGGGCGCACCCTGCGGCTGCGGATCGAGAAGGGGCTGCTGGCCAGGGCCACGCCCGCGCGGCTGCGCGAGGCGATGGGGGTGCTGCTGGACAACGCGCTGCGGCACGGCGAGGGCACGGTCTCGTTGACCGCCAAGTACGGCAGCGGCACCGTGCTGGTGCAGGTGGCCGACAGTGGCAGCGGGGTTCCCGAGGAGCTCGTGCCGCACGTGTTCACCCGCGGCTTCTCCGGCGGTGGCTCGACCGGGGTGGGGTTGGCGCTGGCCCGCGCCCTCATCGAGGCCGACAGCGGTCGGCTGGAGCTGAGCCGCCCGGCGACGTTCGAGATCTACCTGCCGGTGGCCAGGGCCGACGACGTGCTCGGGGTTCCGTGGCAGAGCGACTCCACCCCGCGTTGA
- a CDS encoding family 43 glycosylhydrolase, with protein MTNNLNRRSLLRGGGAAAAGAAAVPLLGTSASAAAQRSGRGSGQDLARDAGVLTNRDPLIEQRADPLITYPHRGMYYMTGSVPEYDRIVVRGAPTIEGLAHTGERTVWRRPESGRMGGHIWAPELHRIDGRWYIYFAAGDSDDVFRIRMYVLESRAEDPREDAWELRGQITTPWDTFALDATTFEHAGTRYYVWAQAEPGIDTNSNLYIAEMASPVAIKGDPVRLAVPTADWETRGFKVNEGAYVLVRNGRVFMTFSASATDANYCVGLLTADARANLLDPASWTKSPQPLMETNEANSRFGPGHNSFTVAEDGETDVLVYHARSYREIDGDPLYDPNRHTRVQKLDWYPDGTPALGIPIAGGESVVRLSPLDSPESFVRHGQGGRLVVDRVADRVERSQFRIVPGFLDPGRVALRCVDLPDHHVRVSDGSPVVAPYADSDEYGRASGFIRDEGLAGRDGVSFRLSEDPHSYLAHREGRLVVERPRSGADRQRATFRLR; from the coding sequence ATGACGAACAACCTGAATCGCCGCTCGCTGCTGCGCGGCGGTGGAGCGGCCGCTGCGGGAGCGGCGGCCGTGCCGCTGCTCGGCACTTCGGCGAGCGCGGCGGCACAGCGGTCCGGTAGAGGAAGCGGTCAGGATCTCGCCCGGGACGCCGGCGTGCTGACCAACCGCGACCCGCTGATCGAGCAGCGCGCCGATCCGCTCATCACCTACCCCCACCGCGGCATGTACTACATGACCGGCTCGGTGCCCGAGTACGACCGCATCGTGGTGCGCGGTGCCCCCACCATCGAGGGGCTGGCCCACACCGGCGAGCGCACCGTCTGGCGCCGCCCGGAGTCCGGCCGGATGGGCGGCCACATCTGGGCGCCGGAACTGCACCGCATCGACGGCCGCTGGTACATCTACTTCGCCGCCGGTGACTCCGACGACGTGTTCCGCATCCGGATGTACGTGCTCGAATCCCGGGCCGAGGACCCCCGCGAGGACGCCTGGGAGCTGCGCGGGCAGATCACCACGCCCTGGGACACCTTCGCGCTCGACGCGACCACCTTCGAGCACGCGGGCACCAGGTACTACGTGTGGGCGCAGGCTGAACCCGGCATCGACACCAACAGCAACCTCTACATCGCCGAGATGGCCTCCCCGGTGGCGATCAAGGGGGACCCGGTGCGGCTCGCGGTGCCCACCGCGGACTGGGAGACCCGGGGCTTCAAGGTCAACGAGGGGGCCTACGTGCTGGTCCGCAACGGGCGGGTCTTCATGACCTTCTCGGCCAGCGCCACCGACGCCAACTACTGCGTGGGGCTGCTGACCGCCGACGCACGGGCGAACCTGCTCGATCCGGCCTCCTGGACCAAGTCGCCCCAGCCGTTGATGGAGACGAACGAGGCCAACAGTCGGTTCGGACCGGGGCACAACTCCTTCACGGTCGCCGAGGACGGCGAGACCGACGTCCTCGTCTACCACGCGCGGTCCTACCGCGAGATCGACGGCGATCCGCTGTACGACCCGAACCGCCACACCAGGGTGCAGAAGTTGGACTGGTACCCGGACGGGACACCCGCACTCGGGATACCGATCGCCGGGGGCGAGTCGGTGGTTCGGCTCTCACCGCTGGACAGCCCGGAGTCCTTCGTGCGGCACGGACAGGGCGGCCGGCTGGTGGTCGACCGGGTCGCCGACCGCGTCGAGCGGAGCCAGTTCCGGATCGTGCCCGGCTTCCTGGACCCCGGCAGGGTGGCGCTGCGGTGCGTCGATCTCCCCGACCACCACGTCCGGGTGAGTGACGGCTCCCCCGTGGTCGCGCCCTACGCCGACAGCGACGAGTACGGCCGGGCCAGCGGCTTCATCCGGGACGAGGGGCTGGCCGGTCGTGACGGCGTGTCCTTCCGGCTGTCGGAGGACCCGCACAGCTACCTCGCGCACCGCGAGGGCAGGCTCGTGGTCGAGCGCCCCCGGAGCGGGGCGGACCGGCAGCGGGCGACCTTCCGGCTGCGGTGA
- a CDS encoding alpha-L-arabinofuranosidase C-terminal domain-containing protein, with the protein MSRLHSAFGLATAVLLGGALLPSALADPAESSPIDYSIQVDAGGETTSIPDTMHGVFFEDINDAADGGIYAELVRNRSFEYDTVDNPSYTPMTGWSTTSVGGAEGSAEVVDDAQRLNENNRRYLRLRPNASGNAAYGVTNAGYHSGMSLERGEKYDFSVWARSDQPGGTPLTVTATDGSGSPVGRTMRIRVRGDQWTEYTKTFVAHSDTNTGGLRVLGHGSGTLRLDMVSLFPRDTFKGEPNGLREDLARKIEALNPGFLRFPGGCLVNTGSHESYQAPDWERRRSYQWKDTVGPVEQRPTNANFWGYNQSYGLGFYEYFRFAENIGAMPLPVVPALVTGCGENNATDDPQLLRRHIQDTLDLIQFANGSVDTEWGAKRAAMGHPEPFGLTHLAVGNEENLPEDFYERFEKFRDAIEQRYPGITVVANSGPDDSGAVFERGWELAREQNAEMVDEHYYNNPQWFLENNRRYDSYDRSGPKVSLTEYASEGNRFYNALVEASFMTGLERNADVVRMSSYAPLLAHEDDPQWTPDMIWFDNHRSWGSASYEAQKLFGNNVGDEVVPSEASSTPVEEKPISGAVGLSTWNTSAAYDEVRVTSADGETLLADDFSGDASKWSDLTGTGDWSIQDGAYVQSDAGVQNTMVTAGEKSWSDYDLHLTATKRAGSEGFLVAFGVEGTDDYYWWNLGGWNNTSSAVQQTTAGSSQTVLSKDTTIETGREYDIRVEVRGRKVTLFLDGEKWGSFTDEQNAEPFRQVVTRDEETGELIVKVVNAQDNRARTRLDIDGASELANTARLTTLRGDPQAVNTAESRPIKPEKSVVRGVDENFSHTFPANSITVMRIKTQGN; encoded by the coding sequence ATGTCCCGATTACACTCGGCGTTCGGCCTGGCCACGGCCGTACTGCTGGGCGGCGCGCTGCTGCCGTCGGCTCTCGCGGACCCCGCAGAAAGCTCACCGATCGACTACTCCATACAGGTCGACGCCGGTGGCGAGACGACATCGATCCCCGACACCATGCACGGAGTCTTCTTCGAGGACATCAACGACGCCGCCGACGGCGGCATCTACGCGGAGCTGGTGCGCAACCGCTCCTTCGAGTACGACACCGTGGACAACCCCTCCTACACCCCGATGACCGGCTGGAGCACCACCTCGGTGGGCGGCGCCGAGGGCTCCGCCGAGGTGGTCGACGACGCCCAGCGACTCAACGAGAACAACCGCCGCTACCTGCGGCTGCGCCCGAACGCCTCGGGGAACGCGGCCTACGGGGTGACCAACGCCGGATACCACTCCGGGATGTCGCTGGAGCGCGGCGAGAAGTACGACTTCTCGGTCTGGGCCCGCAGCGACCAGCCCGGCGGCACCCCGCTGACCGTGACCGCCACCGACGGCTCCGGCTCACCGGTCGGCCGCACCATGCGGATCCGCGTCCGGGGCGACCAGTGGACCGAGTACACCAAGACCTTCGTGGCGCACAGCGACACCAACACCGGTGGGCTGCGCGTGCTCGGACACGGCTCGGGAACCCTGCGGCTGGACATGGTCTCGCTCTTCCCGCGCGACACGTTCAAGGGCGAGCCCAACGGGCTGCGCGAGGACCTCGCCCGCAAGATCGAGGCGCTCAACCCCGGCTTCCTCAGGTTCCCCGGCGGATGCCTCGTCAACACCGGCAGTCACGAGTCCTACCAGGCCCCCGACTGGGAGCGCCGCCGCTCCTACCAGTGGAAGGACACCGTCGGACCGGTCGAACAACGCCCCACCAACGCCAACTTCTGGGGCTACAACCAGTCCTACGGCCTCGGGTTCTACGAATACTTCCGCTTCGCGGAGAACATCGGCGCCATGCCGTTGCCGGTGGTGCCAGCGCTGGTCACCGGCTGCGGGGAGAACAACGCCACCGACGATCCGCAGCTGCTGCGGCGCCACATCCAGGACACCCTCGACCTGATCCAGTTCGCCAACGGGTCGGTCGACACCGAGTGGGGCGCCAAGCGCGCCGCCATGGGTCACCCCGAGCCCTTCGGACTCACGCACCTGGCGGTGGGTAACGAGGAGAACCTGCCCGAGGATTTCTACGAGCGCTTCGAGAAGTTTCGCGACGCCATCGAGCAGCGCTACCCCGGGATCACCGTGGTCGCGAACTCGGGGCCCGACGACAGCGGAGCCGTCTTCGAACGCGGCTGGGAACTCGCGCGCGAGCAGAACGCGGAGATGGTAGACGAGCACTACTACAACAACCCGCAGTGGTTCCTGGAGAACAACCGGCGCTACGACTCCTACGACCGCTCGGGGCCGAAGGTCTCGCTGACCGAGTACGCCTCCGAGGGCAACAGGTTCTACAACGCGCTGGTCGAGGCGTCCTTCATGACCGGGCTGGAACGCAACGCCGACGTGGTGCGGATGAGTTCCTACGCCCCGCTGCTGGCCCACGAGGACGATCCGCAGTGGACCCCGGACATGATCTGGTTCGACAACCACCGGTCGTGGGGCTCGGCCTCCTACGAGGCGCAGAAGCTGTTCGGCAACAACGTCGGTGACGAGGTGGTGCCCAGCGAGGCCTCCTCGACGCCGGTCGAGGAGAAACCGATCAGCGGTGCGGTGGGGCTTTCCACCTGGAACACCAGCGCCGCCTACGACGAGGTGCGGGTGACCTCCGCCGACGGCGAGACGCTGCTGGCCGACGACTTCTCCGGCGACGCCTCGAAGTGGAGCGATCTCACCGGCACGGGCGACTGGTCGATCCAGGACGGGGCCTACGTGCAGTCGGACGCGGGCGTGCAGAACACCATGGTCACGGCGGGCGAAAAGAGCTGGAGCGACTACGACCTGCACCTGACCGCCACCAAACGCGCGGGCAGCGAAGGGTTCCTCGTCGCCTTCGGTGTCGAGGGCACCGACGACTACTACTGGTGGAACCTGGGCGGCTGGAACAACACCAGCTCGGCGGTGCAGCAGACCACCGCGGGCAGCTCGCAGACCGTGCTGTCCAAGGACACCACCATCGAGACCGGCCGGGAGTACGACATCAGGGTCGAGGTCCGGGGCCGGAAGGTGACGCTGTTCCTCGACGGCGAGAAGTGGGGCAGCTTCACCGACGAGCAGAACGCGGAACCGTTCCGCCAGGTGGTCACCAGGGACGAGGAGACCGGTGAGCTGATCGTCAAGGTCGTCAACGCCCAGGACAACCGGGCGCGTACCCGGCTGGACATCGACGGTGCCTCGGAGCTGGCGAACACGGCCCGGCTGACCACGCTGCGAGGCGACCCCCAGGCGGTCAACACCGCCGAGTCGCGGCCGATCAAACCCGAGAAGTCGGTGGTCCGGGGCGTGGACGAGAACTTCAGCCACACATTCCCGGCCAACTCGATCACAGTGATGCGGATCAAGACGCAAGGCAATTGA